In the Cylindrospermopsis raciborskii Cr2010 genome, TGGTCTTTATTTCCTGGCGTACCCCAGCATTACATCCCGCTTTGCGAAAATTGGCTAATCTAGCAGGTGGGTTGTTAATTTTACAATTGCTGTTGGGTTTCGCCACCTTCCGATTACATTTACAAGTTGAACCTCTCACCGTAACCCACCAAGCAGTCGGAGCAACTTTGCTAGGCACTCTAGTAGTTTTTACGGTTCTGGCTTTACGAGACAGAAGTATTAGTAACCCTAGTTACCTAAATAACTAGTAATTGATAAAGGAAGTATAACCAACATGATTGAGACTAATGTCTCTCGTCACCATGATTCATTTTTGCAAGTGATTCACAGCTACTATCAGTTAACTAAGCCTCGGATTATTCCGCTGCTTTTGATTACTACTTCTGGTAGTATGTGGATCGCCGCTAAAGGACAAGTTGACCCTTGGCTATTATTAGTGACTCTTTTGGGTGGAACCCTAGCAGCAGCTAGCGCCCAAACCATTAACTGTATCTATGACCGGGATATAGATTATGAAATGGAAAGGACACGTCACCGCCCTATGCCCTCTGGTAAGGTGCAATCTAGGGATGCTTTAGTTTTTGCGATCGCCCTAGCTATAGCCTCCTTTACCCTATTAACTGTTTTTGCCAATCTACTGGCTGCACTTTTAGCATTTTCTGGTATTGTTTTTTATGTTTTAGTCTACACCCACTGGCTAAAACGCCATAGCACTCAAAACATTGTTATTGGGGGTGCAGCTGGTGCCATTCCCGCTTTAGTAGGTTGGGCAGCAGTTACAGATACCTTGAGTTGGGCAGCTTGGTTACTTTTTGCTATTGTATTTTTATGGACACCCCCCCACTTCTGGGCTTTGGCCATGATGATTCGGGATGACTACGCAAAAGTTGGGATTCCTATGTTACCCGTTGTCGCTGGTAATCAAGCCACCGTCCGACAGATTTGGTTTTATACGGTAATTACTGTGACCTCTACGGTATTGTTGTTTTATCCCTTACATGCTAGTGGGATTGTTTATGTGGTAATAGCCATGACCTTGGGTGGAATCTTTCTTCACAAATCCTGGCGATTATTGCAAAATCCAGAAGATAAAACTATTGCTAAAGAGTTGTTTTTGTACTCTATTTCTTACATGATGCTATTGTGTTTAGGAATGGTAATTGATAGTTTACCCTTTACCCATTATTTGGTGAGTACAATCCTCCACACTTTCCATTTGGTCGGTTAGGAACTTTCCACAAACAAACAAAAAGCGATCGTCTGGCGCGATCGCTTTTTAAGGACTCCAAAAGCTCTATAATCACAAGTATGAAAAAATGGACACTACAAAACTGAACGAAAGAAACATTTAATGATTACACTTTACATAGAAAGTAATTTTTTTATTGATTTTGCCAAAAAACAAGATCAAGATATTTATATATATCCCGTTGGTTTGTTGGGTTTCGTTCCTCAACCCAACCTACGATTACCCACGACAAAACTAGTCGGTTTAAAATCGACTTGAGCTTTGAGACCGGTCTCCCCCACAGACAGTCTCCAGGTAGGGGTTAATTTAAACAATTATGGTTAATCCCCTGGGGATCTCCTGTATGGAGTGCTTAGCAATCGCATTTATATATATGCCGTTGGTTTGTTGGGTTTCGTTCCTCAACCCAACCTACGATTACCCACGACAAAACCAGTCGGTTTTAAACCGACTTGCGCTTTGAGACCTGGAATTGATTCCCGGTCTCCCCCACAGACAGTCTCCTTACCTAGGAAATACTCTCACAAGAATTAGAATAGCTGTAATATTATCATGACCATTATACTCATTGGCTAAATCAATTAAATTACTAAGACCTGATTCCAAATTGCCATTAGAAACGAGTAGAGGTAAGAGGTGGGTTTGCCAATGATTTTCTAACAAGTCATTATCTGATAGACCATCGGAAACCAGCAAAAATAGCGTATCTTCACATACCTCCAAGAAACTGATATCGGGATAAACCCCATCCCTAGGACCTAAAGCTTGAGTTAATTGATAAGCATCAGGGCGAGAATAAGCTATTTTAGCATCTACACCCTTAGAAATTTCTCGCTGGGCAACTTCATGATCTACAGTGATTTGCTCCAATCCTTTAGTTATCGTCACAGAGTAAATTCGACTATCTCCCACATGACTAACTGCCAATTTATTATTGGACATAATTAACATAACCAGGGTAGTACCCATGCGACCAATACCAGAGCGCGAAGCTTCCTGATTAATATCATAAATAGCTTGATTAGTCACCAGTATAGATTGGCGAATCATTTCCAGGGTTGGTAATTCTCCCTCAACCCAATGCTGATCAAAGTATTGTTTAATAGTATTAACAGCCAACTCGCTGGCCACTTCCCCTCCAGCATGTCCACCCATGCCATCACAGACAATGTATAGACCTCTTACCTGCAAGTACTGACCATGAGGTAATTCTACCTTTTGTTGCTCACTAGTAATACCAAAGTAATCCTCATTTTTTTGCCGTTGACGACCCACATTAGTACCCGCTACATATTCCACAGTTTTTAAATGCTTAGACAGCAAAGATGTTGGGGCGGTGTCCGACAATAACGGATTTTGTTCTCCATCATCCTGTAACAAAGTAGGCGATTCGCCCAAACTAGACTGGGAATTAACAGACCCTAAATTCAGAGGAGTACCACAGCTTTGACAAAATTTATGGTCATGGGGATTTTCAAATTGACAAGTGGGACAAATCAGCATACTAAAAATTCCAGCGATTTCTCCATTAAACAATTAAGTTGACCTCAACAGGACTAAGATAGCGCCAGGTACCTACCGGTAAATCATCTAATTGTAGTTGAGCTATACGGACTCTAATTAACCGTAAGGTAGGAAAACCCACAGCAGCAGTCATACGTCTAACCTGACGGTTTTTTCCTTCCTTGAGGGTCATTTCCAACCAAGCGGTGGGAACGTTTTTCCTGAACCTGATGGGAGGGTAACGCTCACCAACAATTGGCTCTTCCAATAACAGTTTAACCTGAGCAGGAAGAGTGCGATAATTTTGAATTTCCACTCCCTGGCCCAATTTGGCAATAGCTACTGGGTCAGGAATGCGTTCTACCTGTACCCAATAGGTACGTTGGTGACCAAAACGGGGATTGGCAATATGGTGTTGTAATTTACCATCATTGGTTAGTAACAATAAACCCTCGCTATCCCAATCTAAACGCCCCACAGGATAAACATCCGGGACATCAATATAGTCTTTGAGGGTAACATGTTCGGGGAGTTCCCGGGTAAATTGGCTCAGAACTCCATAGGGCTTATGAAAAATAATATACTTGAAGTTGTGAGCCATCATTTCTTAGCTTTCAACACTTGACAAGGTTCTATTATGACCAAATTTAAAGTTCCTAGACGCTCCTTTTTACTTTTTGGAGGTGCCTTTTTAACCCAGATTTGGAGATTGGATTTGCCCGTTAGACCCACTACACCTAGTCAACCGAGTGTGACACCAACTATCATACCGACTGTGCGAGCATATAGAAGTCAAATTAACGGTATTCCATTTTATCAAACAATCATTGATTTGAAAGACCCTAATATTTTTGTGACCATTGGTTTACCGAACGATGCCAATTTTGCCAATACAATTAGTAGAACCAATGGCGATGAGAATTTTGACCAATTGGTTGCTCGCTCTGGCGCTGCGGTAGTGGTAAATGGTACTTTTGCTTCCACAAATCCCCAAAAAACGGTTATGGGTAATCTGGTCGCAGGTGGAAGATTTTTAAAATATAGTCCATGGGAAAACTTTGGCACCACTTTGGGATTGGGTGTTGGTAATCGACCAGAAATGATAACAGCAAGGGTTGACGGTAGACCAGTATGGAATAAACACTGGTTTTCTATTACCTCTGGACCAAGATTATTGCGTAATGGTGAAGTTTCGCTTAATCCCCGTCTTGAAGGTTTTAAAGACCCTACTGTTTTAGGTGCTAGTCTCAGAACCGCAATTGGTTTCTCTCAAGATGGCAAAAGACTGTTTTTGGCTAGTTTTGATGAGAAGTTATATTTAGATGAAGAAGCGGAGGCGATGAAAGCCATGGGTTGCTATGAAGCAATGAATTTAGACGGTGGATCATCTAGAGCCTTAGCATCAGATAATGTAATTTTGGTCCCACCAACAAGAAAACTGACCAATGTGATTTTGGTTTATGATGGTAAAAATCCACCACCAGAAGAATTAAAATTATCCTGGGAAAGGTTTCAAACCAGAAGGTAAGCTCTACCGAGATAGCTTGTGGAGTAGACAAACCTTTCAAGAATCATCTTGAGACTACGATGAAACAGGAAGTAGGTTCTAAAGTCCATATCTTTACAGATCTGGGTAGCTTTGGGTAAATCCTATAGAGCGGAAGCTGATTATATTGAGGATAATAATATGCGAAGTCAATGGGTAGCTAAGCGACTTGGACAACCTAATGTTACACAAATGTATTACGCTCGCCAAGGTGTCATCACTGAGGAAATGCACCATGTTGCCAAACGGGAAAATCTACCACCGGAACTAATTAAAGAGGAAGTGGCGCGGGGAAGAATGATTATCCCTGCCAATATTAACCACACTAATCTTGAGCCAATGGCCATTGGTATCGCTTCCCGTTGCAAGGTTAATGCTAATATTGGAGCTTCTCCTACCTCCTCTAATGTGGAGGAAGAATTAGATAAGCTGAGATTATCTATTAAGTATGGTGCTGATACGGTGATGGATTTATCCACCGGTGGTGGTAATTTAGATCAAATTCGCACTGCTATTATTAATGCTTCTTCGGTTCCCATCGGAACTGTGCCAGTTTATCAAGCTCTGGAAAGTGTCCACGGTAAGATGGAAAATTTTACCGCTGATGATTTTCTCCATGTGATTGAAAAACACGCCCAACAAGGGGTTGATTATCAAACTATTCACGCGGGTTTATTAATAGAACATTTACCTTTGGTAAAAACCCGTCTCACGGGTATTGTTTCCCGTGGTGGCGGAATTCTCGCTAAGTGGATGTTGTTACATCGCAAGCAAAATCCCCTTTATACCCGTTTTCAAGACATCATTGAGA is a window encoding:
- a CDS encoding rRNA large subunit pseudouridine synthase E; this translates as MAHNFKYIIFHKPYGVLSQFTRELPEHVTLKDYIDVPDVYPVGRLDWDSEGLLLLTNDGKLQHHIANPRFGHQRTYWVQVERIPDPVAIAKLGQGVEIQNYRTLPAQVKLLLEEPIVGERYPPIRFRKNVPTAWLEMTLKEGKNRQVRRMTAAVGFPTLRLIRVRIAQLQLDDLPVGTWRYLSPVEVNLIV
- a CDS encoding serine/threonine phosphatase; the protein is MLICPTCQFENPHDHKFCQSCGTPLNLGSVNSQSSLGESPTLLQDDGEQNPLLSDTAPTSLLSKHLKTVEYVAGTNVGRQRQKNEDYFGITSEQQKVELPHGQYLQVRGLYIVCDGMGGHAGGEVASELAVNTIKQYFDQHWVEGELPTLEMIRQSILVTNQAIYDINQEASRSGIGRMGTTLVMLIMSNNKLAVSHVGDSRIYSVTITKGLEQITVDHEVAQREISKGVDAKIAYSRPDAYQLTQALGPRDGVYPDISFLEVCEDTLFLLVSDGLSDNDLLENHWQTHLLPLLVSNGNLESGLSNLIDLANEYNGHDNITAILILVRVFPR
- a CDS encoding phosphodiester glycosidase family protein codes for the protein MTKFKVPRRSFLLFGGAFLTQIWRLDLPVRPTTPSQPSVTPTIIPTVRAYRSQINGIPFYQTIIDLKDPNIFVTIGLPNDANFANTISRTNGDENFDQLVARSGAAVVVNGTFASTNPQKTVMGNLVAGGRFLKYSPWENFGTTLGLGVGNRPEMITARVDGRPVWNKHWFSITSGPRLLRNGEVSLNPRLEGFKDPTVLGASLRTAIGFSQDGKRLFLASFDEKLYLDEEAEAMKAMGCYEAMNLDGGSSRALASDNVILVPPTRKLTNVILVYDGKNPPPEELKLSWERFQTRR
- a CDS encoding heme o synthase, giving the protein MIETNVSRHHDSFLQVIHSYYQLTKPRIIPLLLITTSGSMWIAAKGQVDPWLLLVTLLGGTLAAASAQTINCIYDRDIDYEMERTRHRPMPSGKVQSRDALVFAIALAIASFTLLTVFANLLAALLAFSGIVFYVLVYTHWLKRHSTQNIVIGGAAGAIPALVGWAAVTDTLSWAAWLLFAIVFLWTPPHFWALAMMIRDDYAKVGIPMLPVVAGNQATVRQIWFYTVITVTSTVLLFYPLHASGIVYVVIAMTLGGIFLHKSWRLLQNPEDKTIAKELFLYSISYMMLLCLGMVIDSLPFTHYLVSTILHTFHLVG